The genomic segment CGCTGCGCTTCTACGACGCGCCAAACATGCGCGGCTATACGGCGCTGGTGCGCGGCGAGACCCTGTTCCAGACGCTGGCGCTCAACCTGGTGGTCTACAACGCGCAGGAGCCCTTTGCCCGCACCGGCGCGGATCTGCCGGCTTGGGAGCAGGAGACCTTCGCCGTGCCCGACAAGGACGGCACGAAGCCCGCGGGTTACCTCGACCTGCTCACCTTTCAGGCGCGGGCGGTGCGGCTGTTGCGCGACGAAGACGGGCAGGTGCGGCGCTGTCTCTTCCGCATGAACATCGTGCTGGACGATCGCCAGGCGCTCGACCCATTCAAGTCCTACCGCCATGACGAGAAGCTCGGCTGGCGGCCGCGTACGCTGACCCAGGGCCGCGCGGTCTGGCGCGACAGCCATGCCCTCTTCGCGGCGTCTGAGGCAGGCCGCCGGCCGCGGGTGCTTGACTACGTCGCCCAGATCCCCCAAGCGCTGGACGACGAGGGCTGGAAGGGTGCGCTGCCGCCGCAGCAGCCCAACCTCGACGTGCTGGGCCTCTGCTCCGAGCCGGGCAAGGCGATCGTGCACTACTGGCGTCAAGAGCGGCTGCCCATGCCGCTCGCCTATCTGGACGACCGGGCGCTGCAAGACCGGCTGCAGCAGGCGCTGCAGGCCGCCGAAAACGGCTACTCCGCACTCGCGTCGGCGGTGTACACCCTGGCGCGGCTGATCCTGCAGCCGGACGGCCGCAAGGGCGACGAGAAGGCGATCCGCGCCCTGGCGGACAGCATGGGCGCCGACGTGCGCTATTGGCGTGCGCTCGACCTCGCCTTCGACGGCTTCCTGCCCGCGTTGGCCGACGACTGGCAGCCCGTCGGCCCGGCGAAGACCTACGGCGCGCACGCGCTTCCCGCCTGGGGCAAAGAGATACAGCGGGCGGCGCAAACGTCGTTCCGAGCGGCGGCAGATATGCAGGGCGAATCGGCGCGGGCGCTGCGCGCTGCCGCCGAGGCGGAGCAGGGGCTGCGCATGCGGCTGTCCGATCCGCTGCGGCAGCGGCCGCGCGGCGGCGAGCCCGCGAAGCAAACGGAGCCGGCGAGCGCGGGACGCGCTCTTGGAGACAAAGGAGGAGCAGCGTGACTACAGACACGGCGCCGGCACAGCCGCCGGCAGCGGCGCCACGGCTGGACCCGCAGGCGCGGGGACTGATCGAGCAGCTTGTCGCGCTCGTGGGGAAGGAGGACCGCGGCGCCCTGGCGCAGCTCCGGCGCTCCGCGGGCAAGGAGCCCGGCGAGGCGGCGGGCGTCTTTCAGTACGTCGTGCCATACGTGCCCGGGCGGACGCCCCACCGCACCGATGACCGGAGCGATTGGATCGAGACCTGCCGCTACCTCGTGGCAGGGCTGTTCGCACTGCACCCGCCCGCGCTGCTGCCGAACCGCACGGTGGCGCCGATGCCAAGCGACTCGCTGGGCGCCGCCTTCAACCGCATGGCGCCCAGGGGCGCGGGCAACCGCGAGGCGATGGAGCGCCGCTTCTCGCAACTGCTGGTGGCCGACGCTGAAGAGCTGCCCGACCGCCTGCGCCAGGCGATCTCGCTGCTGCGCGCTGCCGATCAAGCGGTGGATTGGCGCTGGCTGCTTGCCGACCTGGAGCGCTGGCGAGCGCGCGACCGCCTGGTGCAGCGCCGCTGGGCGCAGGACTTCTGGCGCCTGCCCGAGCGTGAGCGAGACGAGGACGAACCGACGGCAAACAAGACGCCTGGCGAATGACAGAAAACGGATAACCATAGCGCGGCTGAGCGCCGCCCCTCGAGTGCGGTACGCGCTCTTGAGATGGAGTGGAAACGTGTTCGTAGAGCTGCATATTCTGCAGAACTTCGCCCCCAGCAACCTGAACCGCGACGACACCGGCGCCCCCAAGAGCAGCACCTTCGGCGGCATCTCCCGCGCCCGTATCTCCAGCCAATCGCTCAAGCGCCGCGTGCGCGAATTCGTGAAGGAGTACGGCCTGCTTTCCAAGCAGAACCTGGCCGAGCGCACGCTGCGCCTGGTCGACGCGGTGACGCGGCAGCTGGTCGATTTGGGTCGCGAGGAGCCAGCGGCCCGTGCCGCCGTGATCACGGCGCTGGACAAGCTCGGCTTCAAAACCGAACCGACGGACGGCGACCACACGCAGTACCTGCTCTTTCTTGGCAATGACGAGATCGGGCGGCTGGCCGAGGCGGTGCACGACCACTTCGACGCTCTGACCGCCGCTCAGCCTGCAGCCGAGGCCACCGCCGTGCCCGCGGCCGGTGGCCGGCAGCGCAAGGTGCAGAGCGGCGCCAGGGATGTGCCGGAAGAGGTGCGAAAGGCGCTGGACGCCGTGCTGACTACGGCGAGCTCGGCCGCGGACCTGGCGATGTACGGCCGCATGCTGGCGAACGTGCCGGCGAAGAACATCGACGCTGCCTCGCAGGTGGCGCACGCGATCAGCACGCACCGCGTCAGCCCTGAGTTCGACTACTTCACCGCCGTGGACGACCTGAAGCGGCGGGAGGAGGACGCCGGCGCCGGCATGATCGGCAGCGTCGAGTTCAACTCCGCCTGCTACTACCGCTACAGCAACGTGGACGTTGACCAGCTCGTCCGCAACCTCGACGGCGACGCGGAGCTGGCGCGCCGCGCCCTGCGCGCCTTCATCGAGGCAACGATCCTCGCCATGCCCGACGCGAAGCAGAACAGCTTCGCCGCGCAGAACGCGCCCGGCTTTGTGCTGGCGGTAGTGCGCGACCGCCGGCAGCCCGTCTCGCTGGCCAACGCCTTCGAGGCGCCCGTGCTGCCGCGGGCTGGCGAATCGCTGACCGGCCTCTCTGTCATGCGACTGGCACGCGCTTTCGAGCAGCACGAGCGCATGTACGCCGGCTACAGCGGCCTGGTGGCGCACTGGGCCTGCGGCGCCGCCTTCGAGGAGCCGGAGTATCTGCAGAGCCTCACCCCGGCCGCCGTGCCTTCCGTGCACGATCTGGTCCAGCGCACGAACGCGGCCGCCTTCGCGGAGGGAGCCGTCGCATGACCTCGTTGCTGCTGCGGCTGGACGGCCCCATGCAGGCCTGGGGAATCGCGAGTCGCTTCGGCACACGCGACACCGGCCGCGAACCATCCAAGTCTGGCGTCATCGGCCTGCTCTGTGCGGCGCTGGGCAAGCCGCGCGTCGAGCGGCCGGACGACGGCTTCCCCACCCTGGCCGCACTCTCGCGCCTGCGCATGGGTGTACGTGTGGATCGCGAGGGGATCGTGCAGCGCGACTTTCATACCGTGGGCGGCTCAGCGGGAAGCGGCGGCGCCGACGTGGTTTCATCTCGCTTCTACCTCGCGGACGCGCGCTTTCTCGTATGCCTGGAAGGTGATGATACGGCGCTGCTGCACCGGCTCGATGCGGCGCTGGCACAACCCGTCTGGCAGCTCTGCCTCGGCCGGAAGGCGTTCGCGCCCGCCGCGCCGGTGTGGCTGGCCGGCGGGCTCTCCGAAGCGCAGCTCGTGGAGGCGCTGCGTGGCTACCCGCCGCTGGCCGGTCGGCGCGAGCCTGCCGGGCTGCTGCGATTCGTGATCGAGGATGCCGCGGGCGAGGCGGTGCGCCAGGACGTGCCGCTCTCGTTCAACCCGGCCACCCGGCGTTTCGCCCTGCGCCGGGTGCGGACGGAGTTGCTGGAGCCGGCGGCCGCTGGCGTGGCGGCTGGCGAACAGGAGGAGTAGCTGTGTATCTCTCCAGGCTGCTGCTGAACGCGCGCGACTACCAGGTGCGGTGCGACCTGGCCAACTGCCAGGAACTGCACCGCACCTTGCTCTCGGCCTTTCCGACCGCGGGCGGCAGCCGCGCCGAGGCGGGGCTGCTCTTTCGGCTTGAGGAGGGCGAGCGATCGGCGCCGCTGGTGATCGCGCAGTCGCGCGGCCGGCCGGACTGGGAGCGACTGCGCGTGCGCTCGCCGGCCTACCTGCTCGGCGTTCCCCCGCTCGGCTGGGACTGCAAGGACGTGGCGAGCGCATACGCGTCCGTTCAAACGGGGATGCAGTTGCGCTTCCGGCTGCGGGCCAATCCGACGCGCAAGGTCGATACGAAGAGCGGACCCGACGGAGCGCGCCGCAACGGCCGGCGCACCGTGCTTACGGGTGCGGACCAGAAGCTCGACTGGCTGCGGCGCAAAGCGGAGGCCGGCGGCTTTCGCCTGTGCAGCGTGCACAGCAGCGACGCGGGCGTGCCGGCCGTCGATGTGCGCCCGCAGGACGATGTATTGGGCTGGCGCTCCGCCGGTGAGCAGCGGAATCGGCTGGTGTTCGGCGCCGTCCTCTTCGAAGGCGTACTCGAAGTCACCGACGCCGAGCGCTTCCGCGAAGCGCTGCGCGATGGCATCGGCTCGGGTAAGGCCTACGGCTTCGGTCTGCTCTCTATCGCACCCGCGTAGTGCGCAGCGGTTCAGGGGAACTTGCGATGAAAGACCTGCACACCCTGCCCAAAGTGCGCGACAGCTGGAGCTACCTCTACGTCGAGCACTGCCGCATCGACCAGGAGGCGAAGGCCATCGCCCTGCACGACAAGCACGGTGTCGTGCCCGTGCCCTGCGCTACGCTCACCACCCTCATGCTCGGTCCCGGCACCACGATCACCCACGCCGCCGTGCGGGCGCTCGCCGACAACGGCTGTCTCATCGTCTGGACGGGTGAAGAAGGGGTCCGCCTCTACGCGCAGGGGCTGGGCGAAACACGCTCGGCGCGACGCTTTCTCTGGCAGGCGCGCCTTTGCTCCGATCCGCCCTTGCGCCTGCGTGTCGTGCGCCGGCTCTACGAGATGCGCTTTGCAGAGCCGCTGGATCCCGATCAGACGCTTCAGCAACTGCGCGGGCGCGAAGGCGTCCGCGTGCGCGAGGCGTACGCACGGGCCAGTCGCGAGACCGGCGTGCCCTGGAGTGGCCGTGCCTTCCGGCGGGACAATTGGGGTGCGTCCGATCCGGTGAATCGGGCGCTGTCGGCGGCGAACTCCTGTCTCTACGGCGTCTGCCAGGCGGCGATCCTCTCCGGCGGCTACTCGCCGGCACTGGGCTTCATCCATACCGGCAAGATGCTGAGCTTTGTCTACGACGTCGCCGACCTTTACAAGGCTGATGTTACGATTCCGCTCGCCTTCCAGACAGCCGGCGCGGCGGCAGCCGGGGTCGAGACCTCGGTGCGCAAAGCCTGCCGCGACGCGTTCAAGTCCTCGCGCCTGCTGCAGCGCATCCTGCCCGACATCGACCGTGTCCTCGGCGTCGAGGAAGCGGAGGAGTCTGCATTCGACGCCGACGAAGCATTGCCCGGCGGTCTCTGGGATCCGGAGCAGGGCGAAGTCGCCGGCGGCGTGAACTGGGACGATGAGGGCGCTGCGGCGCCGCCGACGGGTTGAGGTGGGGGCGATGATGGTCTTAATCCTGGAACGGGTGCCGGTGTCCCTGCGCGGCGAGCTGACGCGTTGGCTGCTGGAAGTGCGGGCTGGCGTCTTTGTCGGCGATGTTTCGGCGCTGGTGCGCGAGAAGCTGTGGGAGCTCGTCGAACAGCGCGCGCGTGAGGGCGCCGCCGTGCTGGTGCATAACGCCGACAGCGAGCAAAGCTTTGCCCTGCGCCTGCACGGCGAGCCTTCGCGAGACATCGCCGAGTACGACGGCCTCTACCTCGTCCGCAAGCGGTAAAAGCTCGCGAATTCGAAGCGTGGTCCCCACGCACGTGGGGGTGAACCGCCGGGGGGCCGCCGGCCGGCAGCGGCGCGCGGGTGGTCCCCACGCACGTGGGGGTGAACCGATCGGCGTACATTCCGCGCGATGCACCGTGCCGTGGTCCCCACGCACGTGGGGGTGAACCGAACAAGTGGGTGACGGGCAAAACCCCCTACAAGTGGTCCCCACGCACGTGGGGGTGAACCGCTGAGCGCGTAGCGCGGATTCACCAGGGGAATGTGGTCCCCACGCACGTGGGGGTGAACCGGATCGCGCCAGCATCAACGACCTGATCCTGCGGTGGTCCCCACGCACGTGGGGGTGAACCGTATTTGGCGGCGCTGGGGCGTGACCCGCAAGCGTGGTCCCCACGCACGTGGGGGTGAACCGTTGCCGTCGAAGTCCACCAGCGCGCGGATCTTGTGGTCCCCACGCACGTGGGGGTGAACCGGCCGGCGAGCGCCGCGGCCTTCGCCCCGGCGTGTGGTCCCCACGCACGTGGGGGTGAACCGGCGTTGCTCGTGGCGCACTGTCTGGTCGGCCCGTGGTCCCCACGCACGTGGGGGTGAACCGACCAGTCAGCCGGCCGCGGACACGTTCAAACCGTGGTCCCCACGCACGTGGGGGTGAACCGACCGCGTTCGACCAGGGGCCGGGCAAACTCTGGTGGTCCCCACGCACGTGGGGGTGAACCGTGGGCGTGGATTGCGACGCCGGTGCAGTACGAGTGGTCCCCACGCACGTGGGGGTGAACCGGACACGGCGGCGGCGCAGGATAAAATCACGGTGTGGTCCCCACGCACGTGGGGGTGAACCGCAGCGGCATACGCGCACGTTTCGGCCTGGATCGTGGTCCCCACGCACGTGGGGGTGAACCGGAGTTCCACCATCTGACGGCACGGGGTCTCATGTGGTCCCCACGCACGTGGGGGTGAACCGGCGTCTTCGTGGAACGTCAGATAGGCGCCGCCGTGGTCCCCACGCACGTGGGGGTGAACCGCCGCGGCGGGCGGCACTGGGGGCGCGGGCGCGGTGGTCCCCACGCACGTGGGGGTGAACCGGAGGGCGTCAAGGCGGCCTCGGCGCCGTTCGCGTGGTCCCCACGCACGTGGGGGTGAACCGGTGAAGCGTGGCGGCAGCAACCCGCCGGCGAAGTGGTCCCCACGCACGTGGGGGTGAACCGCGCGGGTAGCCCGGCTTCTGGCCCGCTTTGACGTGGTCCCCACGCACGTGGGGGTGAACCGCGGCCCCGCCGCGCGCGAGCCGCCCCCGGTCGGTGGTCCCCACGCACGTGGGGGTGAACCGCTGGAGCAGCCGATCGTGCTGCGCGCCGCGGGGTGGTCCCCACGCACGTGGGGGTGAACCGCCTTGTCCAATCCTGCGCCAGCGTCGCCAGCAGTGGTCCCCACGCACGTGGGGGTGGACCGGCGCGACTCGGCGGCCGGATTGCCGCGCAGCAGTGGTCCCCACGCACGTGGGGGTGAACCTCGACGCCGCGGCCCTCTCCGAGGGCCTCTTGCGTGGTCCCCACGCACGTGGGGGTGAACCCGTGTCGCCGATCTCACGGTAATTGGCTCTCTCGCCCTCCCGATGACGATGGACTCAGGACTCCCGCAGAGCACCCGCGGGCCGGCACGCTGAGCCGGCAACCCGACCGCCGAAAACGGTACCGCCCCCGATAAGCACGGCCGCTCCCATTCGCGACCCGCTTCATCGAAAACGCGGGAGAGCCAGGATGATTTTGCGAGATGCCGAGCGCGGCGCCCGAACTGCAGCGACAGGATGGACCGTCCTGCGTCCGCCTGGCCCGACGCGGAGACTTGCAACTTTGATTCGTTTCGTTCGTTCAGTCTTTACTGAATGAACCGTTGACCGTACACTCAGATGCATGGAGGGTGGGATGAGCGACGACGACCCCCGCGTGCCGGCCAGCCTGGGTCGCTTCGTCGAGCGGGTGGGGCTGTACTTCGAGGAGTTCGGCCTGCCCCGCATCGCCGGCCGCCTCTTCGGGCTGCTGCTGGTGGCCGACGAACCGCTTTCGCTCGAACAGGCCGCCACCATGCTGCACGTCAGCCGCGCCTCCGTCAGCACCAACGCCCGGCTGGTGGTGAGGAGCGGCCTGGTCGAACGGGTCAGCCTGCCCGGCGACCGCCGCGACTACTACGTGTTCGGCGACCGTAGCTGGGAGGCCTTCATCGAAACCGATATGAAGGCGGCCGTGACGCTGCGCGAGTTCGCCGATGACGCCCTCGCCGGCCTCGGCCCGGCCGAGGCGCCGGCAAAGGCGCGCCTGGAGGCCGTCGCCGGCTTCTTTGACTTCTACAACGCCGAGCTCACCGCGATTCTCGAGCACTGGCGCGCCCGCGCCGCCGGGCAGCAGGCGCGGCAGGCGCCGCCAAACGGGCGACGCGGCCGATCGACACAGCCCGCAACGCGCGTCGACCGCTGAAAGCGTTGGAGAGAACCATGTCGGCGAATTTCGGCAGCAGCCCCGCCGCCGTTGTCAGCACGGAGAAGCCGGGCCTGGACCGCGGCGCCCCACGCCACGCGGCCGCGGCGTCCGAGCCGATCCGCGCGCTCGGCCTCAGCAAGCGCTACGGCGAGACGCTCGCCGTCGACCGGCTCGACCTGCACGTGCAACCCGGCGAGGTCTACGGCTTCCTCGGCCCCAACGGCGCCGGCAAGACCACCACGATCCGCATGCTGCTCGGCCTGCACCGGCCCAGCGCCGGCAGCGCCGCGCTGTTCGGCATCGACGCCTGGCGCGACCCGGTGGCGGCGCACCGCCGCGTCGCCTACGTGGCCGGCGAGCCGACGCTGTGGCCGCAGCTCACCGCGGAGGAGACGTTGGTTTTCCTCGCCCGCATGCACGGCACGGTGGACGGCGCCTACCGCGACCTGCTGGTCAAGCGCTTCGAGCTGGAGCTGAACAAGAAGCTGCGCGCCCTCTCCAAGGGCAACCGCCAGAAGGTGCAGCTGATCGCGGCGCTGGCCACGCGCGCCGACCTGCTGATCCTCGACGAGCCGACCAGCGGCCTCGATCCGCTGATGGAGGTCGCCTTCCGCGAGTCGGTGCGCGAGGCGAAGGCGCGCGGCCAGGCCGTCTTCCTCTCCTCGCACATCCTCAGCGAGGTCGAGGCGCTCTGCGACCGGGTCGGCATTCTGCGCCGCGGCCGGCTGGTGGACGAGGGCACGCTGGACCAGTTGCGCCACCTGAGCACGGAGACGATCGACGTGACCTTCGCCGGGCCGGCGCCGCAGATCGGCCCGCTCGCCGGCGTCACGATCGAGCGCTCCGGTGCGAACACGCTGCGCTGCGCCGTGGGCGGCAGCGTGGCGCCGCTGATCGCCGCGCTCGCCGGCACGAACGTCGTGGCGCTGCATAGCCGCGAACCCTCGCTCGAAGAGATCTTCCTGCACTACTACGGAGGCGTGAGCGATGAGCACTCCGCGTAGGGCGCTCGCCCGGCGCGCCTTCGCCGACGCGCGCGTGCGCCTGCTCAGCTTCGCCCTGATCTTCTTCGCCTACCCGCTGGCCACGATCGCCGGCTACAAGAAGACCTACCCGACGGCCGCGGACCGGCTCAGCTTCGCCCGCAGCTTTGGCGACAACCCCGCCGTGAAGCTGTTCTACGGCACGCCGCACCACCTGGAAACACTCGGCGGCTACGCGAGCTGGCGCGCCGGCGGCATCCTGGCGCTGGGCGCCGCCTTCTTCGGCGCCTTCGCCGCCGTGCGCGCCCTGCGCAGCGAGGAGGAGAGCGGCCGCTTTGAGATCACCGCCAGCGGCGCGATCACCCGCGGCGGCGCCTACGCCGCGCGCCTCGTCGCGATCGGCGCCCTGCTCGCCGCGCTCTGGCTGGCTTGCTGGCTCGGCGTGATGGCGGGCGGGCTGCCGTCGGGCGGCTCGGCCTACCAGGCGCTGGTCGTGATCGGCGTCGCGGCCGTGTATGTCGGCGTCGGCGCGGTTGCGAGCCAGTTGATCCCCACCGGCCGCGGCGCCCTCGAACTGGCCGGCGCCGTGCTCGGCCTCGACTTCCTGCTGCGCGTCGTCGCCGACACGTCCGGACCTCTCGCGCTGCACTGGCTCATGCCCCTCGGCTGGGCGGAGGAGCTGCGCGCCTTCACCGGGGC from the Dehalococcoidia bacterium genome contains:
- the casA gene encoding type I-E CRISPR-associated protein Cse1/CasA; its protein translation is MPGFNLLEEPWVPVLLPDGAPAELPLGETLLRAHELSEVSDESPLVTASLHRLLLALLHAVFRGPASPSAWAALWSAGRFDPATLGRYFAQWRPRFELFDAERPFYQRTDMETVTNASSALRLVHDRAAANSNRFWDKTDDDAGLTPAAAARALITTQGYAFAGGVSFPLRFYDAPNMRGYTALVRGETLFQTLALNLVVYNAQEPFARTGADLPAWEQETFAVPDKDGTKPAGYLDLLTFQARAVRLLRDEDGQVRRCLFRMNIVLDDRQALDPFKSYRHDEKLGWRPRTLTQGRAVWRDSHALFAASEAGRRPRVLDYVAQIPQALDDEGWKGALPPQQPNLDVLGLCSEPGKAIVHYWRQERLPMPLAYLDDRALQDRLQQALQAAENGYSALASAVYTLARLILQPDGRKGDEKAIRALADSMGADVRYWRALDLAFDGFLPALADDWQPVGPAKTYGAHALPAWGKEIQRAAQTSFRAAADMQGESARALRAAAEAEQGLRMRLSDPLRQRPRGGEPAKQTEPASAGRALGDKGGAA
- the casB gene encoding type I-E CRISPR-associated protein Cse2/CasB, yielding MTTDTAPAQPPAAAPRLDPQARGLIEQLVALVGKEDRGALAQLRRSAGKEPGEAAGVFQYVVPYVPGRTPHRTDDRSDWIETCRYLVAGLFALHPPALLPNRTVAPMPSDSLGAAFNRMAPRGAGNREAMERRFSQLLVADAEELPDRLRQAISLLRAADQAVDWRWLLADLERWRARDRLVQRRWAQDFWRLPERERDEDEPTANKTPGE
- the cas7e gene encoding type I-E CRISPR-associated protein Cas7/Cse4/CasC; protein product: MFVELHILQNFAPSNLNRDDTGAPKSSTFGGISRARISSQSLKRRVREFVKEYGLLSKQNLAERTLRLVDAVTRQLVDLGREEPAARAAVITALDKLGFKTEPTDGDHTQYLLFLGNDEIGRLAEAVHDHFDALTAAQPAAEATAVPAAGGRQRKVQSGARDVPEEVRKALDAVLTTASSAADLAMYGRMLANVPAKNIDAASQVAHAISTHRVSPEFDYFTAVDDLKRREEDAGAGMIGSVEFNSACYYRYSNVDVDQLVRNLDGDAELARRALRAFIEATILAMPDAKQNSFAAQNAPGFVLAVVRDRRQPVSLANAFEAPVLPRAGESLTGLSVMRLARAFEQHERMYAGYSGLVAHWACGAAFEEPEYLQSLTPAAVPSVHDLVQRTNAAAFAEGAVA
- the cas5e gene encoding type I-E CRISPR-associated protein Cas5/CasD produces the protein MTSLLLRLDGPMQAWGIASRFGTRDTGREPSKSGVIGLLCAALGKPRVERPDDGFPTLAALSRLRMGVRVDREGIVQRDFHTVGGSAGSGGADVVSSRFYLADARFLVCLEGDDTALLHRLDAALAQPVWQLCLGRKAFAPAAPVWLAGGLSEAQLVEALRGYPPLAGRREPAGLLRFVIEDAAGEAVRQDVPLSFNPATRRFALRRVRTELLEPAAAGVAAGEQEE
- the cas6e gene encoding type I-E CRISPR-associated protein Cas6/Cse3/CasE, with amino-acid sequence MYLSRLLLNARDYQVRCDLANCQELHRTLLSAFPTAGGSRAEAGLLFRLEEGERSAPLVIAQSRGRPDWERLRVRSPAYLLGVPPLGWDCKDVASAYASVQTGMQLRFRLRANPTRKVDTKSGPDGARRNGRRTVLTGADQKLDWLRRKAEAGGFRLCSVHSSDAGVPAVDVRPQDDVLGWRSAGEQRNRLVFGAVLFEGVLEVTDAERFREALRDGIGSGKAYGFGLLSIAPA
- the cas1e gene encoding type I-E CRISPR-associated endonuclease Cas1e, coding for MKDLHTLPKVRDSWSYLYVEHCRIDQEAKAIALHDKHGVVPVPCATLTTLMLGPGTTITHAAVRALADNGCLIVWTGEEGVRLYAQGLGETRSARRFLWQARLCSDPPLRLRVVRRLYEMRFAEPLDPDQTLQQLRGREGVRVREAYARASRETGVPWSGRAFRRDNWGASDPVNRALSAANSCLYGVCQAAILSGGYSPALGFIHTGKMLSFVYDVADLYKADVTIPLAFQTAGAAAAGVETSVRKACRDAFKSSRLLQRILPDIDRVLGVEEAEESAFDADEALPGGLWDPEQGEVAGGVNWDDEGAAAPPTG
- the cas2e gene encoding type I-E CRISPR-associated endoribonuclease Cas2e, which encodes MMVLILERVPVSLRGELTRWLLEVRAGVFVGDVSALVREKLWELVEQRAREGAAVLVHNADSEQSFALRLHGEPSRDIAEYDGLYLVRKR
- a CDS encoding MarR family transcriptional regulator translates to MSDDDPRVPASLGRFVERVGLYFEEFGLPRIAGRLFGLLLVADEPLSLEQAATMLHVSRASVSTNARLVVRSGLVERVSLPGDRRDYYVFGDRSWEAFIETDMKAAVTLREFADDALAGLGPAEAPAKARLEAVAGFFDFYNAELTAILEHWRARAAGQQARQAPPNGRRGRSTQPATRVDR
- a CDS encoding ABC transporter ATP-binding protein: MSANFGSSPAAVVSTEKPGLDRGAPRHAAAASEPIRALGLSKRYGETLAVDRLDLHVQPGEVYGFLGPNGAGKTTTIRMLLGLHRPSAGSAALFGIDAWRDPVAAHRRVAYVAGEPTLWPQLTAEETLVFLARMHGTVDGAYRDLLVKRFELELNKKLRALSKGNRQKVQLIAALATRADLLILDEPTSGLDPLMEVAFRESVREAKARGQAVFLSSHILSEVEALCDRVGILRRGRLVDEGTLDQLRHLSTETIDVTFAGPAPQIGPLAGVTIERSGANTLRCAVGGSVAPLIAALAGTNVVALHSREPSLEEIFLHYYGGVSDEHSA